The Streptomyces hundungensis genome contains the following window.
GTGCCGCGCCGAAGGAGAAGAAGGTGAGCATCGTCCAGGTCAACAAGGACAGCAAGCCCGTGTCGGTCTGGAGCTTCACCCTCAAGCGCACCTCCTGACGAGCGGGCCCCGCCTGATGCGTGTGCTGGTGGTGACCGCGGTGGCGGCGGAGGCGGACTCCGTCGCCGCCGGCCTGGCCCGTGCCGGTTACGTCTCGCCGGGCCCCGCTCCGGTACGCCCCGGCACCGCGCAGCCGCTGGAGCCGCCGGTACGCCTGTGTGCGGGCGGGCACGAGATGCACGTACTGCCCGCCGGGGTCGGCCCGGCGGCCGCCGCGGCCGGCACCGCCCTCGCGCTCGGCCGGGCCCGGTACGACCTGGTCGTCTCGGCCGGCATCGGCGGCGGCTTCGCCCCGGTCGCGCCGCTCGGCACGCTGGTGGTGGCCTCGAACATCGTCGCCGCCGACCTGGGCGCCGAATCCCCCGAGGGCTTCCTGCCCGTCACCGCGCTCGGCTTCGGGCGCGACACCCTGACCCCGCCGGCCGAGCTGTGCCGCGCCGTCGCCGAGGCCCTGGGCGCCCGGAGCGGCCCGGTCCTCACCGTCAGCACCGCGACCGGCACGGCGCGGCGCACCGCCGAACTGCTCGACCGGCATCCCTCGGCGGTGGCCGAGGCGATGGAGGGCTTCGGCGTCGCCGAGGCCGCCGCCCAGTACGGCGTGGAGGCCCTGGAGATCCGCGCGGTCTCCAACTCGGTTGGCCCGCGCGACCGTTCGGCCTGGCGGATCGGCGACGCGCTCGCCGCCCTCACCGACGCATTCGGCAAACTCCCGCCCGTACTGGAGAGTTGGACGCCCCATGAGCACTGAACCGGCTCCGAAGACCACGCGCACCGAAGCGGCGCTGAAGATCGCCTACTCTCCCTGCCCGAACGACACCTTCGTCTTCGACGCCTGGGCGCACGGCCGGGTGCCGGGCGCGCCCGCCCTCGATGTGACGTTCGCGGACATCGACATCACCAACGGCATGGCGGAGCGCGGGGAGTTCGACGTGCTCAAGGTGTCGTACGCGGTGCTGCCGTGGGTGCTGGACGAGTACGCGCTGCTGCCCTGCGGCGGCGCGCTCGGCCGGGGCTGCGGCCCGCTGGTCCTGACCCGGCGGCCCGGGGACGGGGGCGCCTCCCTGCCCGAGCGAAGCCGAGAGCTCGGGGGACTGACGGGCGCGACGGTCGCCGTGCCGAGCGAGAAGTCGACGGCGTACCTGCTGTTCCGGCTGTGGGCCGCGGACGTCGTGCCGGACGGGGTCGGCGAGATCGTCGTCATGCCGTTCCACGAGATCATGCCCGCGGTGCGCGACGGCAAGGTGGACGCCGGACTCGTCATCCACGAAGCCCGGTTCACCTACCAGAACTACGGGCTGCACTGCCTCGCCGACATGGGCCGGCACTGGGAGGAGACCACCGGCCTGCCCATCCCGCTCGGCGCGATCATCGCCAAGCGCTCCCTGGGCGAGGACACCCTGCGGCTGCTCGCCGACTCGGCCCGCGCCTCGGTGCGGGCCGCCTGGGAGGACCCCGAGGCGTCCCGTCCGTACGTAAGGGAGCACGCCCAGGAGATGGACCCGACGGTGGCCGACCGGCACATCGGGCTCTACGTCAACGAGTTCACCGCCGACCTCGGCGAGGACGGCTATGCGGCGGTACGCGGACTGCTGACCCGCGCCGCGGCCGAGGGGCTCGTCCCGCCCCTGGGCCGCGACGCCCTGGAATTCCTCCACTGAGCCGACTGAACCGGCTGGACCTGCCTACCCCTAGACGTCGAGCTGGTCGGCGACCGCGCGCAGCAGGCCCGCGATCTTCCCTCCGGAGGCCTTGTCGGGGTAGCGCCCCTTCTCCAGCATCGGCGTGATGTTCTCCAGGAGCGTCGTCAAGTCCTGCACGATCGAGGCCAGTTCGTCGGGTTTGCGGCGCTGGGCCGCGGCCACCGAGGGGGCGGGGTCGAGGACCGTGACGGAGAGGGCCTGGTCACCGCGCTGCCCGGCGACGACGCCGAACTCGACGCGCTGTCCGGGCTTCAGTGCGTCGACCCCTGCGGGGAGCACGGAGGAGTGGACGAAGACGTCGCCGCCGTCGTCGCGGGAGAGAAAGCCGAAGCCCTTCTCGCTGTTGAACCACTTGACCTTGCCGGTAGGCACGTCTGTCCTCGTCCTCGTACTCGTCGTTGGGTGCGGGGCGCCGAAAACGGCTCTGGATAGCACTACAGCGGGTCGCCTGCCGACCCGCCGACATCAAGGCTAATGGTCCTGGGGCTGCTGACAAGACGGCCCGGGCTGTCCTTACGAGCAGGGAACTACCCTGGCGGGGTGAGTACCGAAACCCAGGCCAAGGCCGACCGCTCCGCCCCCACCACCGGTGATCGGCTGGTTCGTATCGGCGTCGTCGTGTTCTTCGTCGGCGCGCTCGCCACACTGGTCACCGTGGCGCCGCTGTTCCTGCACATCGACCCGTTCCCGTCCTTCGCCTATCTGGTCTGCATGCTGATGGGGGCGGGGTTCCTGATCGCGGGGGCGGGTGTGTTGCTGACCATCGCCGAGGAGCGGCGCGGGGCCCGCGCCTGAACCGGCCGGACCCCTGCCCCGGCCGGCCGGGCCGACGCGCCGACCGGCGGGCCCCGTACCGGCATACGAGCCAGGGCCGACGTCAAGCGCGTTGCGCGGCGTAGCCCTTCAACCAGGCCGGAAATGACGTCAGATCGTCGAGGACGACATCGGCGCCGGCCTCGCGCAGTTCGACGGCGCCGATCGGCCCGGTCGGGACCGCGACCGAGAGGGCGCCGGCGGCGCGGGCACCGAGCACGTCCCCGAGGTGGTCGCCGACGTACACCGCGGCGCCGTGCTCGCGCAGCGCGGTCGCCTTGGCTTCGGCCCACAGCCCGCCGATGACCGCGTCCGGGGTGATGCCGAGGTGGTCCAGGTGCAGTTGGGCCTGCGGCGCGTTCTTGGCGGTGACGACGACGGCCCGTCCGCCCAGCTCCTGGACCGCGCGCACGGCGGCGGCCGCGCCGGGCAGCGCGGGGGTGGGCAGGATGGCGCGTGTGGGGTAGATCTCACGGTATTTGAGGACCATCGCGGGAATGTGCTCCTCGGCGAACCAGTGCCGCAGCTCCCAGTCGAGCGGCGGGCCGAGCCGGCCGACGGCCTGGTCGGCGTCGATGTACGTACCGGTGGTGGCGGAAAGTTCCTGGTAGACGGCGCGGATGCCGGGGCGGGAGTCGATCAGGGTCATGTCCAGGTCGAAGCCGACCGTAGGCGCGTCGTAGGGCATCCCCCCATTCTCCCCACCCCCTGGGGCTCCGCCCCAGACCCCGATCGCGCCTGAACGGCGCTCGTCCTCAATCGCCGGACAGGCTGAAATGCCCCGATGCGGGCCAGCACCGACCCGCCAGGGGCGCGGGGAACTGCGCGAGTAGCGACCACGACCCGCACACGGCCGAGGGTTTAGGGGCGCGAGGAACTGCGCGACCAGCCACGCACGGCCCGCGGCCGAGAACGGGTTTCAGGGGCGCGGGGAACTGCGCGAGAAGCGGGCATGGTCCGCAGGGGGCCGGGATCCCCCGGAGGGTTTCGGGAAGGGGCGGGGTGGGGGAAAGGCACCCTCACTGCCCTACCCGCCGCGCTCGCCACACCAAAAACCCCGCCGACGCCACCGCCGCCACCCTCACCAGCCACGGCCACATATCCGTCATCGCCGCCCCCATCTCCCCCTGCGCGATCGGCTCGCCCCACCGCCCGTCCTGGCGGCCCCAGAGCCACACGAGTCCCCCGAGCAGGGTCAGGCCGGGCATGCCGAGGACGGCCCACTTCGACTCCGCCCGGGTCAGCCGGCGGGACGCGTACGCGAGGAGCCAGCCGGCCCCCAGCGCCACCCACAGGCCGAACAGCGCGCCCGTCGCGAGCAGCGCCGCCGCGAGCAGGAGGAACGGGTTCGCGACAGCGGGACGGGCCCCCGCCTCGGCCGAGCCACGACGACGTCGGCGCAGACGCGGCAGCCGACGCCCCGAGGGGACGACCTCGACCAGGTCCTCGTCCTCCGCGACGCCGCCGACGCCGTCCTCGTCCCCGCCCTCCGCATCGGCCTCCCCTCTCCGGCGACCGCCCGCGTCCTTGCCCTCCCCGAGCTCGTCCTCGTCCTCGTCCACCGGCGGCCGCAGTATCTCGGGGATCTCGACCCCGCCCACGAACCCCGCGATGGAGTCACCCCCGAGCAGTCCGGGCGCGCCGGGGGAGCCGCCGGGGCCGATCCGCCACCAGTCGGGTTCGTCGCCCTGGCGGCCCAGCTCGTCCATGCCCGCCAGATGCGGCGGCGACGGCAGCGACGAGGCGGCGGGCGGTGGCGTCTCGGCCGACCTGCGCGGGCGGGGGCGCGGAACACGCTTGCCCCGCCCGGGGAACGGCCGGTCGCGCTGCACCGGTACGGCAGGGTCCGGCGCGGGCCGTGGAGCGGGCGCGCCGGATCCGAAGCCCGGCGCCGTGCCGGAGGCCAGCGCGTCCACCACCTCCTCGGGCGTTCCGAACCGCCCGAGCACGCGCCGTACCGTCGCCGGGGTCTCCGTCGCGTACTTCGCCCGTTGTTTGTCGATCTCGTTGCGCA
Protein-coding sequences here:
- a CDS encoding 1,4-dihydroxy-6-naphthoate synthase — translated: MSTEPAPKTTRTEAALKIAYSPCPNDTFVFDAWAHGRVPGAPALDVTFADIDITNGMAERGEFDVLKVSYAVLPWVLDEYALLPCGGALGRGCGPLVLTRRPGDGGASLPERSRELGGLTGATVAVPSEKSTAYLLFRLWAADVVPDGVGEIVVMPFHEIMPAVRDGKVDAGLVIHEARFTYQNYGLHCLADMGRHWEETTGLPIPLGAIIAKRSLGEDTLRLLADSARASVRAAWEDPEASRPYVREHAQEMDPTVADRHIGLYVNEFTADLGEDGYAAVRGLLTRAAAEGLVPPLGRDALEFLH
- a CDS encoding cold-shock protein is translated as MPTGKVKWFNSEKGFGFLSRDDGGDVFVHSSVLPAGVDALKPGQRVEFGVVAGQRGDQALSVTVLDPAPSVAAAQRRKPDELASIVQDLTTLLENITPMLEKGRYPDKASGGKIAGLLRAVADQLDV
- a CDS encoding futalosine hydrolase → MRVLVVTAVAAEADSVAAGLARAGYVSPGPAPVRPGTAQPLEPPVRLCAGGHEMHVLPAGVGPAAAAAGTALALGRARYDLVVSAGIGGGFAPVAPLGTLVVASNIVAADLGAESPEGFLPVTALGFGRDTLTPPAELCRAVAEALGARSGPVLTVSTATGTARRTAELLDRHPSAVAEAMEGFGVAEAAAQYGVEALEIRAVSNSVGPRDRSAWRIGDALAALTDAFGKLPPVLESWTPHEH
- a CDS encoding HAD family hydrolase; translation: MPYDAPTVGFDLDMTLIDSRPGIRAVYQELSATTGTYIDADQAVGRLGPPLDWELRHWFAEEHIPAMVLKYREIYPTRAILPTPALPGAAAAVRAVQELGGRAVVVTAKNAPQAQLHLDHLGITPDAVIGGLWAEAKATALREHGAAVYVGDHLGDVLGARAAGALSVAVPTGPIGAVELREAGADVVLDDLTSFPAWLKGYAAQRA